tgaatcctcatacacaactggcaggatcctgatacactgtgaatccacatacacatctggcaggatgcTCGTACACTGTGAATACTcctacacatctggcaggatcctgatacactgtgaatcccaatacacacctggcaggatcctgattcacTCTGAATCctaatacacacctggcaggctcCTGATTAGCTGTGAATCCCCttaaacacctggcaggatcctgatgcactgtgaattCCCATATACACGTGGAAGGATCCTGATAAACTGTGAATTCCCATGCACACTTGGCAGGAACCTGATAGATTGTGAATCCCCGTACAGATCTGGCCGGTTCTTGATGTATTCTGAATCCCCATATGCACCTGACAGAAACCTGATACACTGTGagcccccatacacacctggcaggatcccgatacgCTGTGAacccccatacacaactggcaggatgctgatacactgtgaatccccatacacaactggtaGGATCCCGACACTTCCTGCCTCCAAACACACCTGCTAAGTGCTGCCCAGATGTTCTGTGCTCACAAGTAAAAAGCAGTGCCGTTGATTaatgtgagggaaagacaatgttcagTGTAATTTGGAGTTACGGACTGGCTTCCTAatggcagtggaagagagaactTATTCCACTCAAAGAACAGTCCTTTAACTCAtggtctttttagacccaatggaatgactgatggcagtgaaagagagaatttATTCAATTCAAGAATAGccctttaactcagggtctttttagATCCAATATAATGActgatggcagtgaaagagagaacttattcaATTTAAGAATAGccctttaactcagggtctttttagacccaatataatgactgatggcagtgaaagagagaacttattccaCGAAAAGAACAGTCCTTTAAATCAGGGTCATTTTAGACCCAAGGGAATGACTGgtggcagtggaagagagaacttattctactcagagaatagtcctttaactcagggtctcTGTGGAGccaatggaatgactgatggaaatatattttaatttcccaaacctgcattagaggaaattcagaccaaaatgaaacaacggCGTATCATTATTGGGAGAACAGttgatatgaactgtgagtgttttctgctctaacattactctgAGTGATGTGGGCAGCAGTTCTAATCCTAATTCTAATCGGTGATATGACAGGACTGTTTTAAGAACACATTCAATCTAGATGTAAAATGGTGAAAAATTGTTgacaatttctgaaacacaatataacaggagaatgatgagggacaggaaaaggccattttgcGCAAATAAGCCTGTCCCTGTTCGAGAGATGACCCCACCTACCACTCCTCAGTGTatccacagaaacacgttcaattatgtcttgaccccacttacactgccctTTTAGTGTCTTTCCTTGGTTCCTGGGTCCCCCGAACCCCACCACATTGGGTGAGAAAATTACTCTAATTTCCATTCTTATTTCTGACTTTCAATTTTCTCCGTTATTAATTATTTTGGtgattgtgagcctgtttcctgcACTAATGTTGGGAATTCGATTGAAACTTTCCAATACCGAAGTCCCTTGTCCAAACGAAATACATCAAACCTCCTCACCCTAACCTCAACCCAAACTCGAATACCTGAAATCatctttctgattcccctctgtacCTTCAGAATTGCTGTAATCATTACTTGTGCTCAGGTGACGATAGAAGTTCAGAAAATATTCCAGATGGCCAACCCGAGTCCAGTTTCTAAAAGCTGCCCTAACACATAGGttaaacagtggaacttctgtccattcacagactgtccctctcccaatgcccacaatatcccagataacctgccagaggtcagatacaataacagtgggagtCTGTCCATTcacgtctgtccctctcccattgataccCAATACCCTATTTCCCATTTCCGCAGAAGGTCAGCACCACTGACAATTTCATAGATTGATTCACGAGAACTTCTACTGTCACATAACGAGGATAATGCGTGGATTTGAAACGAGACGTCTATAGTGCATGTCAGGGCTGATGGTATGAACCATCAGAGGGAAATAACACCTTCAAAGAAATCTCCATGTTCACTAAATATTACAATCAAGTGACGATTTGAAACTTCTCTCAGCCCTTGTTCACTTTCAAACGAGGTTTTCAGTAACTGAGTTAaatttcctgctcgcacctcGATTGAAGCTGTGAAACTGAATATTAAAGAgatattgagaatttgttttCATATTAATATaactaacattgagaaccactttctgtctgttctcattgaagatgttcaacagaaacacaaggaaacactccgggtccaaactgaaacattgagagtgaacacgatcatAATAAacgagaaggttaagattttccagttGGTCAATTTATACACTGAGCTAACAGTCATTTcaactgttcgagatcggacacttgcagaacatgaactgctggcaaaaggccgagaccatgaagagtggagagagaaacatcgccggagagaattggaaaaaatccgaactgaccaattgttccagagcagtttttcccagagaaaatccaaatctgggagttcagcagcagtgagcggagtcgcggggattggaaaaacaacaatggttcaaaagattgtttatgactgggccactgggaaaatatacccacactttcaatttgttttcagttttaaattccgcgATTTGAACGCAATTAACTGTAaaataaacctgaggaatctgatattggatctgtatccttactttggggATATTCTGAGAGATCTCTGGAAGCacccagagggattactgtttatatttgatggtttagatgaattcaaggacagtatcgattttgctgacaatcggagaaatacagaacctcagtacatgtgcacagatcctgaagactggtgtgaagtgtctgacattgtgtacagtttaatacagcacaagctgctcccaggatgttcagtgctagtgaccagccgccccactgcattacatttattggaaaaggctgagatcaatatctGGGCTGAAATCAtgggatttgttggtgaggaacggaaggaatatttcaacaagttttttgaagatcgggcggtggcagcagctgttttcaaacatgtggaggagaacgagatcctgtacaccatgtgttacaaccctttcCACTGCTGTATCCTCGGTCTGttactgggtcccttcttcacacaaagagacaggaaacagcagcgagttcccaagaccatcacccaactatattcctgctatatttacaacattctgaaaaacgaTGGCCGAGAGATtaaatccccccgtgatgtgttactgaagatcggtgagatggccttcactggagtctccgagaagaagattgtgtttagaaatggagatttgatcaagtacaatctgcaaccttcccagttcctgtctgggttcatgatggaacttttggagagagatgattctgcccagagtgtggtttacacattcccgcacctcaccatccaagagtttgtagccgcactcgcacaattcctgactccagatccaggggacatccggaaactcctccgtgaagcccacagcaaggaagatgggcgatttgagatatttctccgttttgttgttggtctctcctcctcacagtcagctcagCCCCTGgtggagtttctgggtccatttcttcatcaaacaatctgcCGAGTGATTGAATGGGTGAAGAAGGAGGTTGAAGGACAGATTGGAAAGACATATAGTAAAACTGCGAAAcgggacctcctgaacacattccactacctgtttgagtctcaggatgaaacactggctctggtctcagtgggatctgtggaaagacttacatttagtggattgcgactgaccccgattgactgtgcagtgctgtctcatgtcattggactctgtgatacaataaaagAACTCAATCTGGAGGACTGCTCCATTCAttgtgaaggactccagcggctgggacccgcactgtacaaatgccaggtgttgaggtaactgtttatttgtctctaactgttagCCCAATTGTAGAACATTTACAGATTTTGTTCTTGCTCCCTAATGAAGGGAAGCAAACAGTTCAGATAAAACAGAGAAAAGCAGACAATtttccccaaacatgacgggaccAGTCATTgacctccaggagggtaattctgatcagcagggaatgagaccggactgaAGTACATTAAAAGGATTCACACAAACAGCAGTTTATTTGAAAAAaacatttactgacagtccctgaTTCAGTCCTTGAATCTCACTCTATCCATTCCCTGGCTggagtgagattcattgtcagagacagggaaatctgggaattaatttcctgaagatttttcagtgtttcctgtaatatcagagacATATTGCCAGATCGGGAATGTGGTTCAGTTTGTTACTCACTCTTTGTCTGTTTGTGTTCAGACTGGGgagaaataaactgggagattcaggagtgaaaccgttgtctgcggctctgaggaacccggacttaaaatacaggaactgcggtaagtaccaaactgtgtgagattgtatttataataactggatgtcgaaCACTGTACATTAGTGTCAGcataaataataataatacaaataaatactgggaattcactctgatctccaggttatgggatAACGATCTCACAAATTCATGTAccaaggatctctcctccgctctcagtgcaaaccggtcactgacgggtctgaacctgggtaataataaactgggagattcaggagtgaaactgctGTCACCGGCTCTGAGGAATCcgaactgtaaaatacaggaactggagtgagtataaaactgtgcgagattgtgtttataataactggatgctgaaaacggtgcattaatgtcagtataagtaataataatacaaataaatactgggaatgttctctgattcctgttatccctgctcgtctctgtctctctcctctctctctgatctccaggttgtgggataacgatctcacagcttcttgtacggaggatctcgtctccgctctgaGTACAAACCTGTCACTGACGGTTCTGCACctgggtaataataaactgggagattcaggagtgaaactactgtctgcggctctgaggaacccggactgtaaaatacaggaactgcggtaagtaccagactgtgtgagtttgtgtatataataactggatgtctaacacagtagattattattagtatcagcaatagtgttACTAATAaagtacattattatcagtatcagtaatagcgttattaataaatactgtacattattattagtatcagtaatcgtgttattaataaacactgggaatttactctgattcttgttatttctctccctccgatccccagtctgtataatgtcggtctcacagattcttgcaccGATGATCTAGTGTCCGCTCTCAGTGCAAAtcggtcactgacggatctgaacctgggatcaaactccttcacagaccgatctgcgcccgctctccgctccctcatacagacctgcaggagtctggagtggatcgggtgagtgtttgtgttaatgtttaatgtaataaataaaatatcaatgggattcagtccgttttatgggtaatatttgtttgtaattattattgaaatattaaccacagtctccctgttatttacactgttgttaaatattttactttctgtttaatctttaatccatTTCAGGCTTTGGAGGAATCGGTTCAGTCAGAATGGAAAGAATCAAATGAAGTCACTGCAGGGCACAAGACAAAGACTGATCgtgggagtgtgaacatttcaatttataacaattcctggtctcattatatgaacatttcaatttattaccattcc
This portion of the Heptranchias perlo isolate sHepPer1 unplaced genomic scaffold, sHepPer1.hap1 HAP1_SCAFFOLD_52, whole genome shotgun sequence genome encodes:
- the LOC137314548 gene encoding NACHT, LRR and PYD domains-containing protein 12-like, with amino-acid sequence MAVEERAQAAEERAQAEEERAQAAEERAQAAEERAQASEERAQAAEHRLQAAEQPAHAAEERAEAAEERAEAAEERAQAAERRLQAVAERAQAAEERAQAAERRPQAAEERTHAAADRRLQAAEKRAEAAKERSQAAVRRLQVAEERAQAADRRLQAAMPISPLMKRRLQSRVAEKVADVQQKHKETLRVQTETLRVNTIIINEKVKIFQLVNLYTELTVISTVRDRTLAEHELLAKGRDHEEWREKHRRRELEKIRTDQLFQSSFSQRKSKSGSSAAVSGVAGIGKTTMVQKIVYDWATGKIYPHFQFVFSFKFRDLNAINCKINLRNLILDLYPYFGDILRDLWKHPEGLLFIFDGLDEFKDSIDFADNRRNTEPQYMCTDPEDWCEVSDIVYSLIQHKLLPGCSVLVTSRPTALHLLEKAEINIWAEIMGFVGEERKEYFNKFFEDRAVAAAVFKHVEENEILYTMCYNPFHCCILGLLLGPFFTQRDRKQQRVPKTITQLYSCYIYNILKNDGREIKSPRDVLLKIGEMAFTGVSEKKIVFRNGDLIKYNLQPSQFLSGFMMELLERDDSAQSVVYTFPHLTIQEFVAALAQFLTPDPGDIRKLLREAHSKEDGRFEIFLRFVVGLSSSQSAQPLVEFLGPFLHQTICRVIEWVKKEVEGQIGKTYSKTAKRDLLNTFHYLFESQDETLALVSVGSVERLTFSGLRLTPIDCAVLSHVIGLCDTIKELNLEDCSIHCEGLQRLGPALYKCQVLRLGRNKLGDSGVKPLSAALRNPDLKYRNCGYGITISQIHVPRISPPLSVQTGH